ATCAAAGCCCAGCCCAGAGGCTCCTCATTAGGGGAGATGCTCATCTgatcacagcctctcctccaccaggctGCAGGTCCTACTCCAGctagcccccacacacacatacacacacacatacgcaaaaaaaaaaaacagctacGCTATGCCTCTGCAAGTCGGCAACGTAGTTGTTTGATTAGTTACCTTTGAAGTATAGATTATAAGAAATGATTGAACCTACTTTATATCTTACTCTGTGtagttaaatacattattttaatttgaATGTTTTGGTCTTTGGTTTTGATATTCCGTACCACTTTTCTGGACCACACTGAACCTATCTGAAAACTGGTCGTGCAGAAAAGACAGATAGGACCcatctctatctcctcctcgTTAGAAATATGTGTATTTTTTGCTTCGACAGAATGAGAAAGAACAAGGGAGAAGAGACTGAGATGGGGAGGGAACATGAAAGGGACAGGGGAACAAAGAagtgaaaaaagaagaaaggggagggaAGATGAACAAGAAATACACGTGCAGAGAAGCAGCAAGCTTCAATTAATGAAcactttgtttttttaaaggcaTTAGAAAAAACAAAGGGGAATAATAAATGAATATTCAGAAACCTGGCAGACTAATATCTATGACTACGAAACAGGATGAAATATTAAGAGGCGTCTCTTTGCTGCTATACCATGTCCTCTCTGTGGGGGAGGGCACTTCTTTACTTTTACTTGGTAAATCTCGTTCAAGCATAACATTCCTTCCAGAGGATTAATCAGAATTCACACAACAACTACACAACCATTTGAAATCAGCACACACGTGCACCTCCTGCAGCACACCTGTtagtacacacactcaagcacacacatgcacaccttgTCTCAGAACCTTGCTaaatctgtcttcctgtgtgtctttaATCCTGACCTAGACTCTGTCGTCCTCTGCCTGGTACTTGACTTCCTATATCCCTTCCTCCCATCAACCCTCTTCTGTGTATGTTCATTTTCTTTCCTTCAATCCCAGCTCGGTCGTATTTCTTTCCCTCCACTGCTGTCACCTATGTGTATTGAGaaactcctcccttcccctcaatCTTTGCAACTCATAATCCTTTTACTTTtgccaccctgtctctctcatcttctctccctccctctctccatcttcctcatgCTCTCTcgtcctttctccctccctctatctctcttttcctctctctctccgtctctttaTCTTCCTCaagctctcgctctctcttgctctctcttttcctctatcttcctcaagctctctctctctcttcctctctctctttctctctccttccctctctctctcttcctctgtccctccctctttttctcctccactctccctccctctctctatcttcctcaAGCTATCTCTTTCTCAATCCACATCTCCGTCTTTTACGCTCAAGtcctcagtccccccccccccacgctgcCTTTGTAGATACTGTccactcccccacctccccttcctGCCCCACATCTGCCCTTTTCATcctttgtatctctctgtctccccctctctctctctctttctctctttctctcttttagtTCACTACTTACAGAGTGTAATTCTCATCTCAAAACTAAAAATTTATGTATATTACATCAttttacacatttttttaatcCTGTACAATCATTATTGACAtcactgtgagagacagagagagagagagagaggcaaagtaggatgaagagagaaagatgaaccagaggaagagagaaatggGAATAGCGTGAAAGGTACAGCCATCTACTGAATGCAGGTGTTTGTAATGAGATTGTGCTTGGTTTGGATTAGTGTGGGTTAATCTGAGGGTATGGCTCTGTCTTCTGTTCAGGTGCAGATtaacacacaaagaaaacacaAGGACGTGAATCCTGAAGTTGGATGTCTGGACATAATCTGTTAGATGCACACATACTCCAgtcctcacactcacacatatatacacacacacacgttatttcCACACACAACAAGGGATAGGCTGAGAGGACAATTtagaaagtgagtgagagagagcagaggaaagagaACGCCGGGATCTGAGTGAGATGACTCAAGGAGATGTAGTAGCCTGGAACAACAGAAGTGACACAAACAGATGTTTAGTTGTCCTCTTTAGCACACGTGTGGTTATATTCGAACATACATGTACTGGAGAAATTATAGAGCCACAaacaaaatgacacacacagacacacacacacatacacacactgtggaaGACACATCCCTTGCAGTTCTCTCACTCCTCGTCTTtccctccatcgctctctctctctcgggacAATGTGAGCAGCAGCTGGATATGAGcagcttccccctccctctccttttgcttttccttttttctctctctcctttacacacaaacactcctcttggtctatctctctctctctctgtggatgtGGCGCGGCGtgtggtgagaggggaggagtagaggggaTTTCATTTGGCTCCTGAACTGTTGCGTTTCACAAAGCTCTGAGCCAAGCGTATTcaacttcaaacacacacacacgcagacccaatcttacacacacacacaagctcatcagCGCTCCACTGGGATTACAGCACCACTGGACGGGTCTGAACCAACACCTGCCAATACAAGctgaacacacactaacacacacacattagcgcagagagagaaaggaaggagggaagtcaaaagaaaaaaaggagagagaagaacaagAGGTGTTTTCTGGTTACATTATAGGATAACATTGCCGAAGTCATTGGATGATGGGGAGGAACAGGATAACACCAAACCCTTGGAGGGAAACTTGGAGGGAAGATACAGTGTAAAGTTTGTGGATGTATCTACCTGACTGGACTGTAGTATAAAGAGTTTTTCACAGGAAAGGTTTTCAAGGGGTCAAGGTAAGAAGAGTTTTTGTGTTAGTTCCTAAAGTGATTAGATAACATGAACTCTTGCTGCCTATCCTGGATTTAGGTTTTTTAGATCAATGTAAAAACCCAGTGATTAGATTTACAGGAATTCGAACAGTTAAACATGTCTCCTCTGTGTGATGTTTTCTGGAATTGATCAATGCAGTACAGTACATATGATTGATTGAGTTAGACATTTTAGAGGATCAATGCACTTCCATTTTTCCAGTTGAGACACAGAAAGAACAATACAATATTGTGTTTATGTTCCAAAGACAGGTCATCTCTCAACACAAACGTTGGGTTGCCTCTTGTTAAAAACCCTGTTTTACAGTTCTACATTTacttatatatttacatttacatttagtcatttagcagacgctcttgtccagagcgacctacagaaagtacagggacattccccccgaggcaagaaggctgaaggtggctgaacggtgaggaaatcgggctagtaatctgaaggttgccagaccGAATCCCGGCCGTgataaatgacgttgtgtccttgggcaaggcatttcaccctacttgccccagggaatgtccctgtacttaccgtaagtcgctctggataagagcgtctgctaaatgactaaatgtaaagtaaaaccttctgtgtgtactgtactccCATGGACTTACACATAAAGCTTTTCTATTTGTCatatgacccctcccccccccccaccccccccacacactttcCAGCCTCCAGCCACGGTAATGAGGAGCAGCCAGTCAATCAGCTCCCactccttcctcatcctctccctcgttTTCCTAACCTGGCCCAGCCTTGCACAGGACCACGATGCCACCACGGCAACAGAGAGCCCGACCTCTGACCTTAACACATTGACAGACAATCAGACGGCCTCATTCTCTGACGAGGAGATCACGACACAGGCTTCCCTGGAAACGGGTCTGTCAACGCCTAGCAGTGGTGATACAGATGACGAGGATGTAGTTCCGATCACTGGAACTCGTTGTCAGGGTTACTATGATGTCATGGGCCAATGGGACCCTCCGTTCAACTGTAACGCTGGCGTGTTCTTGCATTGCTGTGGAACCTGCTTCTACCGGTTCTGCTGCCAGTTCCGCCAGCAACGCCTGGACCAGACCATCTGCTCCAACTATGACACGCCCATTTGGGCCAACACCGGCAAGCCTGTGGCAACTGTTCCTGAGGGCCAGGGCGACCAAGAACGGGACAGCACCCACATGATTGTGTACATCATCTGTGGGGTGGTGGCCATCATGGTGCTGGTGGGGATCTTCACCAAGCTGGGCctagagaagagcagagggggaggaggaggagcaggccagAACGACCTCAGCAACTCCAGGtgagcaggagagacagggggtagaggaggggatACACACGTGGAAGTGAGTGTATatgtgggagggtgtgtgtgtgtggaagtgagtgagtgtgtgtagcggtgggtgtgtgtgtgtgggagggtgtgtgtgtcggtgggtgtgtgtgtgtgtgtgtggcagggtgtgtgtgtgggggtggatgggtgtgcgtgtacgtgttcTGGAAATACCAAGCATCTCAGACTACACTGATATGATCAGAATCTGATCGCAATCTTACAAACTTAGTCAGTGTGTGCCTGATCACTTTATACATACACTTAACTGCATTTATCTTCCCTTCATATTGAACGCAGAATTAACTGCGGGGTAATATGCTGTTTACCTACTAATATACTATGCCCTGGAGGCAGTAGAGGGAGGAGCATGTAGATGCAAACTTCATGCCTCTGGATGCAATTAGATAGAATTTGATGGatacaaccaatcagatcaACTAAACCTCCTCATGGTTGTTTTCAGAAATACCTTAAAGGGCTCTACTCTGTAAAGTCATCCCACTAAACCTGCCCCACATCAGATAAACGGTTGTGATTGGCCCGACCAGATTCTGGTCGGAGGGAAATTAGTTTGAATGGAAGGGTGGACAGATCCATCAGTGAGAGCAAATTAACCATAAACTCACAGATATTTCTGTTTACCAGGCTCAGGAGAgggtaaaatataaaaaagagtAAGGGTGCAGGTTGAGAAGTCAGAGGGAGAGTTACACATGATCTATGAATAAGTAAATGAAGTGCAATACCTGTAGGCATAGAACAATGATATAGCTTTTATTACAGAACCCACCAAAAACACCAACTCTCATCTTATTGAATGTGACTCCTCATTGAGCTCCCATCTCCTTCACTCCTTTGCTCCCCTCTGATCGTCAGGTTAAATATCCAGCCCAGAGTTCAGTCTCTCCCTCAGGGCATCATTACCACAAACAGCCGCACGGcatgggttcaaatccccccacgCATTCATGGTTCCCATCAACCTGTCtgttctccctctcatccctctctttgtATGGCCATTTCTTTCCTCcggtctctcctcctttctttcttccaGTGCCTCAGGGCCTTTGCGGTCTGCTGTTCTAAAGCAGAactggagggaggaaaaggttTTACTTttctatgtttctctctctttgtgaaatatgtctctcttcctctttgtctCCTTAAATATATCTTCATTCCATTTGGTTCAGTTCCATCCGTCTCACACTAAGGTCCTTGTTTGTTAGCAGGCACATCGTGCACATATCATTCACTATTATATCCACGTACTTCGACCAATCTGGAGTGCTTTAGCATCAACTGTCAACCAATGTGGAGAGGTGGAAAATatataaatgcaaatgtaggGGGGAAAAATGCAAATGTTGAAAAACGACCTTACAGATGAGGCAGAGTTAAGGAAGAATTTCCCAGTATGTCACGAATCCTGGTGATGCATTAAAGAACTGCTTTAGTACGGCCGCCCATTATTCCTGCAAGGATCATTCAGCAGCTGTCAGGATGGAAAACTGTCTCACACAGGGGAAGTATTCCCAGTATTACTAATCTTGGGAGGTTAACAACTCTTTAAATCACATAAACACTCTTAGATTAACCCTTCTTACCAGATAAATCAATGTGGATTACTGCAACTGGCAGAAAGTAGCATTTCTGACTGTAACGATCATTTCTCTGGCTGCTCCGTCCACTCACAGTGTTGGGACCTCCTTCCTGTCATTTGGTAGAAATACACAACAAGGCTAAATAAATATGTTCAAATTGACATGTGTatttcctcctgtcctctcctaatTCTCCTTTCctgatccctcctctccttttctcttttctcatcttctctcctcccttctttcttctcctcgCCAACCTTCTCCTCTCCTATGCTCTCCTATCCTGTCCTTTCCTCTCGTCGACAGTGTACTAGAGCAGGTGTGCGTTGCTACTGTGGTATCATGAGAGGGTGGACCATTAAGCGGGGTGTAGGACAGTGCGTCACAACCGGACAGAGCAGGCAAAAGTGTGTTTATTCACCAACAAAAATGGTTTCAGGAAGCAAACATAAATAATTTTAAAGCAAAACAGACCCTTCATAAAGTTGCTCCTCATTTGGATCCGACCAACGGTATACGCAAGCTCAAAGTTCCTCTGGCATCAAACTCCGTTTGTACCAGGTACGGCCCCCGCTGCTTGGTGTGTGCGTCCACTCTTTtgtattctctctcttccacacctGAGCTCCCACTTTAATCAGATTGCTGAGGCATTTGCACCTGTCTgcgtggtgcattctgggagacgTAGCTCTCCCGTCAGCCATCTTGTGGCATGGTAGCCACTCCTGAAGAGAAACATATCGCCCCTCTTCCACACATCCTCTCGTGATGCCACCCTACCTCCCCCCGAAATAATCACCGCAGTTGGTTCAGCCCATTTGCACTCAGCACAAACCAGTCTCACAAAGGGCCGGATTGCGCCACTCTGCCCAGCCTCAGGTTATTCACGTCAGACGTAATGGAAGGCATCAAGTGGAGACTTTGCATGAAGACCgcaaacaaacaacaatgaCCTTCATGGACAAAGCCAGGGAGTTCACATGTAGTGATTTATAGTTCAATTAACATCCAGAATGAGGAGGGTGACATTTAGGTTGTGAGAGCATGCCTCAAATCACAACATTCAGAGGACACTGGCTCAAGGCACAGATAGCGTGGTGTACTTTATCCACTTTACACCAGGGGGGAGAACTGACACGGGAGTGGTCTGGAGATGTTGCCCACTAATATggtggatgcgtgtgtgtgagtgtatacatGTATATGGGCTAATGAGAGAAGCTCTCTCTGTTGCACGTTATAGAATACGAGTTATTATGTGTGTCAAGAATGTTAGACAGCGTGTTCGTGTATTtgcgtgtgagtgtatatgtttTTAACTGAATCAGGCCCAGGGCATTTTTAGATGTTATGTCATGTTCGGACATAGGATTTGACCTTCCTTATACCACAATGCCCTACAGCTGAGATAAGACACAGCTACATATGGAGATGACAACAGGGACATGCACATGGATCACAGAACTCCACAGAGAGGATTACCTTTCCATTTCTCCATCTCTgcatcctcccatccctcctttGATGAGCTACGCCTCACCCTGCTCTGGTTCAATGTGACTTTCATGACTTGTTCCATATtaaagagagacggagggatgagagagaaagtgggagacTGTGTGACTTGTGTCTGACGTGTGTGATGAATCAGAACAGCTTTAAATATGCTTGAGTCACAGTCAAAGACACATGAAATGCATGTTTTGTTTGAGAAAATCCGTGAGGGGGGAAAGGTAGggaccccagccccctctcccccctctcccccctctcccccctctcccccctccgttcctccatctcttcatccccCAATTCCAGGTTACCTTCAGCATCTGTCACTCCTTATTCTTCTCTCGTTCAGACAAACCTAACTCATCTGACCTCAAAAATGTATAACTACattttgtgtgcatgtatgtgtgtgtgtgtgcgtgccagcttgtgtgtgtgagtttgagatTATCCAATGTATCCCACCTACTCCATTTGGAATCCTTTGTGCCACAGAGAATGTGATATTCTCTGTCCCCGTGCCCCCAAACCTTCTCAAATGCATCCCATTTCCTGCATACACCTTGcaccccccatacacacacaccctagctGCTCAGTCACCCCTCCCAtgctcagctgtgtgtgtgtgtgtatgtgtgtcacacacacacattcattgagacacacactcatttaaCAAGTGGGAGGAAACATTTAATGAGGTGTGGGTGATGAATTTTGGACTCCTCTGATGATGTCATGTTGCCGAAGATACGGTCAAATGGAACAGCATTCAGGCTTCAATGACGAACGTTTCTGCTTCGGTTCTTATCTGAATGGGaacatcattgtgtgtgtgtgagcagattTGAAGATGTGTAAATCACTGCTCTACCACCTTAATCCAGCCTGACAGATTACTCTGAACCAGTTTCAGCCACACCCCTAATACATTTGgggaagaaggagggggagagagggaggagagaaagacagagagaggaagcaagacagagagagagagagagagagagagagagagagagagagagagagagagagagagagagagagagagagagagagagaaagcaagagagcaagagagcaagagagcaagagaaagagagatagatagaaacagaggcagagagatagaTTCAGATTGATAGATTGATCTGTTCAGCCGGGTGACAACAGTAAGcaatgagacacacacatccactgaaCATTATCACCTTATTCAtatggctgcctgtctgtctgtctgtccgtctatTGTTTGCAATTCTACCTGTATACCTGtgtgcctatctgtctgtctgtctgtctgttagtaCATGCATGTCTGCCTGGTCTATCATCGGGATGAGGGTGAAGCTGAGAAGTGGATCCAGCTTCTCAGCAGTGATGAAGACTCATTCTGAGAGCAGCTGATTAGATATATGGGCTCCTGATAGAGGCCAGCTAATTGGTTGTTACAGGGCATTAGCCGGCGCCCATCTCACAGTCTGTGTAATGAATGGATAACTCTGCACCACCACTAAGCATTAGCCATGATATCACAAATCTCGGATGATAGACTTACATAAGAGGCTGGGGATGGATACTGTTGGGCCAGTTAAATAATGATGTACATGTAGAAATAGATACTGTATTACAGCGTACGAAGAGACAGAAATACAGTCGATCATCTGACTTTGTTTTGACCTCCAAGAGGGCATGTGGATGAGGAGGATACTCTGGCATTTCCTTCATGTCAAAAACGGAATATTATTGTTAATGAAAAGACCAGCCCCAAAATCTGACAGACCACAATCTCCTTAATGAATCTGTCTCTCATACTTAGTCTGGTTTGAGGATTCTCTTCATCTGGTCAACAACCAAACCAGGAGAAAATGTGATGCTGTAGTTTGTAGAAAGTAttagaaagaagagaggagaggagcccaaGGCAAGTCTCAACCAGTGAGTCAGAGAAAAGAAAGGGGAGAAAGTAGGtttcaggaagagagagaaagaaagagacaggttTAAGGACTGAGATGGCAATGAAAAAGAGATGAGGACAGCTTGTAACTCTTAGACACAAACTGTGATTCAGGGGTTAAGAAAGAAGGAGACTTGGTCACTCACACAGCTGGGCTCACGTCACATAAAGAACGCTCATACTAGAAATGTATTCTACAATCTACTTTcaaatgtacaaacacacacacacacacacatacaaacacacacattgaaagtGATTATGTGTGAGGAATCCCTGGAGACAAGACAATACACAAAAAACAACCAGATTATCATGTCTTCCTcagacactaacacacacacacacaaatggacacacacacacaacatctccACAGAGGTAGCTCAGTACCAGTAACGTTGGGTCCCTGGGCATCGATCTTATCACCATGACACACTTGCATACATGTACAAACATCACAGAAATCCCAGTAGAGCATTAGCTAAGGGAACAGTATTTGGCAGCTCTGGCACAAGAGGGATTCTCCCTCTAGCAGACCCTCAGTGTGGTCCCAGTCCTTCACGCACGGAAGGGAAAAGTTCTCGGCAGCCACTGCGTGCGTGCGAGCTTACTTAGCGCAACACAGGCACCACTGTTTGAATTATTGATCAAAGGGCAGAGAACTGTCAATTCAGCAAACTGAGAGAGGAAATGTGTTTAAACGAAGTGATGAACGTGTTTGCTGCTGGAAACGCTTAATGGATTGTTGGTCAAGTGGGAGGAAATGTTGGACAGTGTACAGTATCACAATAGACTGAGAGACAATGCAGCAAGCATAGATAATGCTGCTCTTTCCAGTGTGGCGCTGATTTGTCTAACTAAAATGTACAATTATTAAATGTCGCTAGCCGATGCTGTTCTGCTACATGACAGATGACAGATGGACGCTTTTCTCCACGCAGAACCCTGACAGAGCTTCTGAAGCAgcctgggggggaggtgagTTCCGTGGACAGCACCGTCTCCAGCCCCCCCATAGGAGTAGGGGCCAACGGGATCTCTGCCAGGATGCTACGCAGCCGCAGtggtaagtacacacacacagttatgtgTGACAAAAAACAGTGATGTGTTTAACTGCTCACTGACTTttattcagtctctctctctctcttggtctgtctctctctctctctctctctctcttggtctgtctttctctatttctctttctcgctgtctctttctctctgtctctctctctcacacacttagATATCAATGTAAGAATAAGGCACAGAAAAAGAAACTATAGCTCAAatacctccccccacacacacacacacacacacacacacacacacacacacacacagtcacacacacacattctcagc
This DNA window, taken from Hypomesus transpacificus isolate Combined female chromosome 13, fHypTra1, whole genome shotgun sequence, encodes the following:
- the shisa8b gene encoding protein shisa-9B gives rise to the protein MRSSQSISSHSFLILSLVFLTWPSLAQDHDATTATESPTSDLNTLTDNQTASFSDEEITTQASLETGLSTPSSGDTDDEDVVPITGTRCQGYYDVMGQWDPPFNCNAGVFLHCCGTCFYRFCCQFRQQRLDQTICSNYDTPIWANTGKPVATVPEGQGDQERDSTHMIVYIICGVVAIMVLVGIFTKLGLEKSRGGGGGAGQNDLSNSRTLTELLKQPGGEVSSVDSTVSSPPIGVGANGISARMLRSRSEHYQLNNAGLSQFGPGLPHPHSNLSGLALNKYTSLKAVADTASRGYYKSYPLMDFSQYQPAAAPAFHHASLHQKEKSYLHQVDQGHQGHQRHASLGPHNLHAPLSISIPPNHLERSHLTKTTTHPLLSSSAFKSWDSSGRYVHRQSSHPVHSSTGRRHPTYSVRRQQSIEALQELYNQPQAFRGHPEPLPPDQPSSYYHHTRHKSYTNSKTEVTV